Part of the Arthrobacter sp. MMS18-M83 genome is shown below.
TCTTAGGAGGATGCCACCACTCTTCAAGGCCAGCTATGCGTTGGCCGGTCATCTCGAGAAATGGAGTTGAAGTGGAATCAGCAATGACGAAAAGGACGGGGCTTCAGGCGGCGGCCGCGGCGGCGCTCGCCGTGGTTGGCATCTTCGGCGCAAGCCTGGCTGTTTCATGGATCGCGGGGTCTCTCGGCATCTCTGCCGCGGCGGCGTCCCAAATCATGCAAGCCATCGAGGTCGGAGGCTGGGCGCTCGTTGTCATCGGCGCAGTGTTCGGGGCAGGAATCACTGGCGCCTTGATCGCAACGGCTCGAAGCATCCTCTTCCGCATCGGCCGGGCGCAAGCTGTCGCCTAAATCGATGCTTGCTAAGACAGCACGCGTGCTTGGGAGCATCCCTGGGTGGTTGCTCCCAAGCACGGGCTTGATCATGGCTGCCATCGCTTCCTTCGGGTACGCAGCGGTGGACCTGTCGTGGATTCGGGACGCCAGGGACATGGGTGGAAGT
Proteins encoded:
- a CDS encoding uberolysin/carnocyclin family circular bacteriocin, with amino-acid sequence MTKRTGLQAAAAAALAVVGIFGASLAVSWIAGSLGISAAAASQIMQAIEVGGWALVVIGAVFGAGITGALIATARSILFRIGRAQAVA